The Pseudophaeobacter arcticus DSM 23566 genome includes a region encoding these proteins:
- a CDS encoding elongation factor G gives MRVFTILGPSQSGKTTLARALAGLDGVMGKRQETATVAAMQPFSFMGEDWAVIDISGGAENQAQIGPVLTASDAAVLCVPADPEAAVLAAPYLRQLEEAGIPAFLFINRIDQARGRIADIIAALQTYSNHGIVLRQVPIRKAGQVVGAVDLISERAWKYIEGQPSALIELPTEMQRREKAARSEMLEALADFDDHLLEELIEDREVLATEAYDIATRLLQHSDLFPALLGAAEHSNGVLRLMKSLRHEVPHVEATRARLAKLGEGLADVVAVGCMADQVKHLGKTVLLRALDGGLGAGNPVGGSTLGGLTGLATGAEEGQGDRGSTDPSRNGLEAGDIGQAVKSDHLNLGFCYSADGSAGLPEWAQPRPSTYRRLVMPVHERDEARLSAALDRLVGIDPAVRLEQDAISGRALLYLQGPLHLRRVLATLETEFGVEAVGEQVPPAFCETIRKPMELRYRHRKQSGGAGQFADVVIEIHPLPRGGGFQFHDRVKGGAVPKVYIPSVEAGVREALREGNNGHPVVDVSVILKDGKHHAVDSSDFAFRMAAKNAVRSILDQADLVLLQPIMKAAIHVPSVFSGGVIPVISNLKGQVLGFAAEEGAAGWDVLEALLPLIAQDALCHSLASATRGTGWFETAFDHYEEVRQEDLAPV, from the coding sequence ATGCGTGTATTCACGATACTGGGGCCATCACAATCTGGCAAAACGACCCTGGCAAGGGCACTGGCTGGCCTCGACGGGGTCATGGGCAAACGGCAGGAAACGGCAACGGTTGCAGCGATGCAGCCGTTTTCGTTTATGGGAGAGGACTGGGCGGTCATTGACATCTCTGGCGGCGCCGAAAACCAGGCCCAGATCGGGCCTGTGCTGACGGCCAGCGATGCGGCGGTGCTTTGTGTGCCTGCGGATCCGGAGGCCGCGGTTCTGGCCGCGCCTTATCTGCGCCAGCTTGAAGAGGCCGGCATTCCCGCCTTTCTGTTTATCAACCGTATAGATCAGGCCAGGGGCCGCATTGCCGATATCATCGCCGCCCTGCAAACCTACAGCAATCACGGCATCGTTCTGCGCCAGGTGCCAATCCGCAAAGCGGGTCAGGTGGTGGGGGCGGTGGATTTGATCTCGGAAAGGGCCTGGAAATACATCGAAGGCCAGCCCTCGGCCCTGATTGAATTGCCGACGGAAATGCAGCGGCGCGAAAAGGCAGCCCGCAGCGAGATGTTGGAAGCCCTGGCGGATTTTGACGATCATTTGCTGGAGGAGCTGATTGAGGACCGCGAGGTTCTGGCAACAGAGGCCTATGACATTGCCACCCGGTTGTTGCAGCATAGCGATCTGTTCCCCGCCTTGCTGGGGGCGGCGGAACACAGCAACGGGGTGTTGCGCCTGATGAAATCCCTGCGTCATGAGGTGCCGCATGTGGAAGCCACCCGGGCGCGGCTGGCCAAACTGGGAGAGGGCCTGGCGGATGTGGTCGCTGTCGGCTGCATGGCGGATCAGGTCAAACATCTTGGCAAAACCGTCCTGCTGCGTGCCTTGGATGGCGGTCTGGGCGCGGGCAATCCGGTTGGTGGCAGCACCCTGGGCGGGCTGACCGGGCTGGCCACTGGCGCCGAGGAGGGGCAGGGGGATCGCGGCAGCACCGACCCGTCGCGCAACGGGTTGGAGGCCGGGGACATTGGCCAAGCGGTGAAGTCGGACCATCTGAACCTTGGCTTTTGCTATTCTGCCGATGGCAGCGCCGGGCTGCCGGAGTGGGCGCAGCCACGGCCTTCGACCTATCGGCGTTTGGTCATGCCGGTGCATGAGCGCGATGAGGCGCGCCTCTCGGCGGCGCTGGATCGTCTGGTGGGGATCGACCCGGCGGTTCGATTGGAACAGGATGCGATTTCCGGGCGCGCGCTGTTGTATCTGCAGGGGCCGCTGCATCTGCGCCGGGTGCTTGCCACGCTGGAAACCGAATTTGGCGTCGAAGCCGTTGGCGAGCAGGTGCCGCCAGCCTTTTGTGAAACCATCAGAAAGCCAATGGAACTGCGCTACCGTCACCGCAAACAGTCAGGCGGGGCGGGGCAATTTGCCGATGTCGTGATCGAAATCCACCCGCTGCCACGGGGCGGCGGCTTTCAGTTCCATGATAGGGTCAAGGGCGGCGCGGTGCCAAAGGTCTATATTCCCTCAGTTGAGGCCGGCGTGCGCGAGGCCCTGCGCGAAGGCAACAACGGCCACCCGGTGGTGGATGTCTCGGTGATCTTGAAAGATGGCAAGCATCACGCCGTGGACAGTTCTGATTTTGCCTTTCGCATGGCGGCCAAGAATGCGGTGCGGAGCATTTTGGACCAGGCTGATCTTGTCCTTTTGCAACCCATCATGAAGGCGGCCATTCACGTGCCCTCGGTGTTTTCCGGCGGGGTGATTCCGGTGATTAGCAACCTGAAGGGGCAGGTTCTTGGCTTTGCGGCAGAAGAGGGCGCTGCGGGCTGGGATGTGCTGGAGGCATTGCTGCCGCTGATCGCGCAGGATGCCCTGTGTCACAGCCTGGCCAGCGCCACCCGGGGCACCGGCTGGTTCGAGACTGCGTTTGACCACTACGAGGAGGTCAGGCAGGAAGATCTCGCGCCCGTTTAA
- a CDS encoding FMN-dependent NADH-azoreductase: protein MTSTVLHIDSSARAENSVTRSLSAEITARLSPETVIRRDLATPLPLLDEAWVGANFTPADQRNDEQKALLAQSDALIAELKQADTIVIGTPIYNFSVPSTLKAWIDLVARAGVTFTYTETGPVGLLEGKRAIIAVASGGTQAGSDIDFATTYLRHVLGFIGITDVELVAADQLSMDAEGSMQRAKSAIEALAA, encoded by the coding sequence ATGACCTCCACAGTTCTGCATATCGACTCCTCCGCCCGCGCCGAAAATTCCGTCACCCGTTCGCTGAGCGCCGAGATCACCGCGCGGCTGTCGCCTGAAACCGTCATCCGCCGCGATCTGGCAACGCCGCTGCCACTGCTCGACGAAGCCTGGGTGGGGGCCAACTTTACCCCTGCCGATCAGCGCAACGATGAGCAAAAGGCGCTTCTTGCGCAGTCTGACGCACTGATTGCCGAGCTGAAACAGGCCGATACCATTGTCATCGGCACGCCGATCTACAATTTCTCGGTGCCCTCGACGCTGAAGGCCTGGATTGATCTGGTGGCCCGCGCTGGTGTGACCTTCACTTATACCGAAACCGGCCCCGTTGGTCTGCTGGAGGGCAAACGCGCCATCATCGCTGTGGCCTCTGGCGGTACTCAGGCCGGGTCGGATATTGATTTTGCCACCACCTACCTGCGCCATGTGCTTGGCTTTATTGGCATCACCGATGTTGAACTGGTCGCCGCAGATCAGCTGTCGATGGATGCCGAAGGATCTATGCAGCGCGCCAAATCTGCCATCGAAGCACTGGCTGCCTAA
- a CDS encoding F0F1 ATP synthase subunit B — MRIVLAIALTLGATSPAFAASGPFFSMSNTNFVVLLGFLLFVGILLFVKVPSLLGGQLDARAEGIQNELNEARALREEAQTILASYERKQQEVQAQADRIVAAARDDAAAAAEDAKADLEISIARRLVAAEEQIASAEASAVKEVRDQAISIAVAAADQVIAKQMTATEANKLIEAAITDVNDKLH; from the coding sequence ATGCGCATAGTTCTGGCAATTGCCCTCACCCTTGGGGCCACCAGCCCGGCCTTCGCCGCCTCTGGTCCCTTCTTTTCGATGAGCAACACCAACTTTGTTGTTCTGCTCGGCTTTCTTCTGTTTGTTGGTATTTTGCTGTTTGTCAAAGTGCCTAGCCTGCTGGGTGGCCAATTGGACGCCCGCGCCGAAGGTATCCAGAATGAGCTGAACGAAGCCCGCGCTCTGCGGGAAGAAGCCCAGACCATTCTGGCCTCTTATGAGCGCAAGCAGCAGGAAGTTCAGGCCCAGGCCGATCGTATCGTGGCTGCGGCCCGTGATGATGCGGCGGCTGCGGCTGAAGACGCCAAAGCAGATCTGGAAATTTCCATTGCCCGCCGTCTGGTGGCAGCGGAAGAGCAGATCGCCTCTGCCGAAGCCTCGGCTGTAAAAGAAGTGCGCGACCAGGCGATTTCGATTGCTGTTGCTGCTGCCGATCAAGTGATCGCCAAGCAGATGACCGCGACTGAGGCCAACAAGCTGATCGAAGCGGCTATCACCGACGTCAACGACAAGCTGCACTGA
- a CDS encoding sulfite exporter TauE/SafE family protein → MEIQLVILLVVGASTAGFINGFAGFGTALVASGFWFLALPAHIVPPLIIISALVGQLIGLLKLSVELNWRKCSYLLSGGVLGVPLGAAALALMNPALVKASVGGFLVTYTLLQVAGWPKQAASASPEGLADRGVGFASGILGGFAGLSGVLPLVWLQLRGFSAREQRARYQPFNLLVLAFASLALLVIGKLDGELMIYVAISTPFTIIGTLLGVRAFKGVSENSFRRAVLLLLLISGGIILAQGV, encoded by the coding sequence ATCGAAATACAACTCGTTATCCTGCTGGTCGTTGGAGCCTCTACAGCTGGCTTCATCAACGGCTTTGCCGGCTTTGGCACTGCGCTTGTCGCCTCCGGCTTCTGGTTTCTGGCCTTACCAGCACATATTGTTCCGCCGCTCATTATCATCTCCGCTTTGGTCGGGCAGCTTATCGGGCTGTTGAAATTATCGGTTGAGCTGAACTGGCGCAAATGCAGTTATCTGCTTTCTGGCGGTGTCTTGGGCGTGCCCCTTGGCGCTGCTGCGCTCGCCCTGATGAACCCGGCTCTGGTCAAAGCCAGTGTTGGTGGTTTTTTGGTGACTTACACCCTTTTGCAAGTTGCAGGCTGGCCAAAGCAGGCAGCCTCGGCATCTCCGGAGGGGCTGGCCGATAGAGGTGTCGGATTTGCCAGCGGTATTCTGGGAGGCTTTGCCGGGCTTTCCGGCGTCTTGCCACTGGTCTGGTTGCAGCTCAGAGGGTTTTCCGCGCGCGAACAGCGGGCGCGGTATCAGCCTTTCAATCTTCTTGTGCTGGCTTTTGCCTCACTCGCGCTGCTCGTGATTGGAAAATTGGACGGTGAGCTGATGATCTATGTCGCCATTTCGACCCCCTTTACCATCATCGGCACCCTTCTTGGGGTCAGAGCCTTCAAAGGCGTCAGCGAAAACAGCTTTCGCCGGGCGGTGTTGCTCCTGCTCTTGATATCTGGCGGGATCATTCTGGCTCAGGGCGTTTAA
- a CDS encoding ArsR/SmtB family transcription factor, which yields MSSELDTVFAALADPTRRAILTMLLEDDMAVTDVAEPFEMSLAAISKHLTILTRAGLIAQEKRGRVKWCKLQPDAMRATSVWMQGFGQFEPVNLDAFERFLASELDGQPETADITEA from the coding sequence ATGTCCAGTGAACTTGATACAGTCTTTGCCGCTCTGGCCGACCCGACCCGTCGGGCGATCCTCACCATGTTGTTGGAGGATGATATGGCCGTAACCGATGTGGCTGAACCTTTTGAGATGTCGCTGGCGGCGATTTCCAAACACCTCACCATCCTGACCCGCGCGGGTCTCATCGCGCAGGAAAAACGCGGCCGGGTGAAATGGTGCAAACTGCAGCCCGACGCCATGCGGGCGACTTCGGTCTGGATGCAGGGGTTTGGCCAGTTCGAGCCGGTGAACCTGGATGCCTTTGAACGCTTCCTGGCCAGCGAACTGGACGGCCAGCCCGAGACGGCGGACATCACCGAGGCCTGA
- a CDS encoding F0F1 ATP synthase subunit C yields the protein MELVAAAALGKFIGAGLAAIGSGAAAIGVGHVAGNFLAGALRNPSAAAGQTATLFIGIAFAEALGIFSFLVALLLMFAV from the coding sequence ATGGAACTCGTAGCAGCAGCAGCTCTCGGCAAATTCATCGGCGCAGGCCTGGCAGCAATTGGTTCCGGCGCAGCCGCAATCGGTGTTGGCCACGTAGCCGGCAACTTCCTGGCAGGCGCACTGCGCAACCCATCGGCAGCCGCCGGCCAGACAGCTACTCTGTTCATCGGCATCGCCTTTGCAGAAGCCCTGGGCATCTTCTCGTTCCTGGTTGCTCTGCTGCTGATGTTCGCAGTCTAA
- a CDS encoding AtpZ/AtpI family protein, whose translation MAPVTDDDQKQRMAQLEAKLAAARKAQEPKPRADEHYSMANQAWRMVIELVAGLGIGFGIGYGLDHLFGTLPIFMVLFVLLGLVAGVRVMLRTAQEIQEQKLAEQADENAKAQD comes from the coding sequence ATGGCGCCTGTGACAGATGATGACCAAAAGCAGCGCATGGCGCAGCTGGAGGCCAAGCTGGCAGCGGCGCGTAAGGCCCAAGAGCCCAAGCCGCGCGCGGATGAACATTATTCGATGGCCAATCAGGCCTGGCGGATGGTGATAGAATTGGTAGCCGGTCTTGGGATCGGCTTTGGCATCGGATACGGGTTGGACCACCTCTTTGGGACCCTGCCTATCTTTATGGTGCTGTTTGTACTGCTGGGACTTGTCGCTGGTGTGAGGGTGATGCTTCGCACCGCGCAGGAGATCCAGGAACAGAAACTGGCCGAACAGGCCGATGAAAATGCAAAGGCTCAGGACTGA
- a CDS encoding prolyl-tRNA synthetase associated domain-containing protein — protein sequence MDAATAAQQDALPVSSDALLAQLDDWGLPYRLFSHVPLRTVQEAKQVEAEMQQPGVSSLKIKNLYLRDRKKRNYLISVEQDREIDLKALGQEIGVGGLSFGSADRLMQNLGIRPGAVSPLAMITGVDRGVTFYMDAAAQEVDVINMHPLVNDRTVVMAREDFLTFLAHIGCDPHWI from the coding sequence ATGGATGCCGCCACTGCCGCTCAACAGGACGCCTTGCCCGTCAGCTCAGATGCGCTTTTGGCGCAGCTTGATGACTGGGGGTTGCCCTATAGATTGTTCAGCCATGTGCCGCTGCGGACCGTGCAGGAGGCCAAGCAGGTTGAGGCAGAGATGCAGCAGCCCGGCGTCAGCAGCCTGAAGATCAAGAACCTCTACCTGCGCGATCGCAAAAAGCGCAACTATCTCATTTCTGTCGAACAGGACCGTGAGATCGACCTCAAGGCGCTGGGACAGGAAATTGGCGTTGGCGGGCTGAGCTTTGGCTCTGCTGACCGTCTGATGCAGAACCTGGGCATTCGCCCGGGCGCGGTGAGCCCGCTGGCAATGATCACGGGCGTTGACCGGGGCGTGACCTTTTATATGGATGCTGCGGCGCAGGAGGTGGATGTGATCAATATGCACCCGCTGGTGAATGATCGTACCGTGGTGATGGCACGGGAGGATTTTCTGACCTTTCTGGCCCATATCGGTTGCGACCCCCACTGGATTTGA
- a CDS encoding aspartate/glutamate racemase family protein, with protein sequence MKKIGILGGVGWASTLDYYRGICAGSWQRQIKNGAKTHSGPLPCPRITIESVNQAETRSLRGRPGEEDSWAAFDAVFRNALLVLQTAGCDFAVIASNTPHARLHAIRQGVEMPVLSIFDATAQVVAKTKAASALVIGTRVTMQARNYAEVLAPYGIRANPTLPPAEIAEAQSMIDEDFHGGASATARTRLLRFCQKHASAGEAVILACTELPLAFPDHIDEPSFEAAGVLFINPSAAHVAAALDLAEKETEGQAPA encoded by the coding sequence ATGAAGAAAATTGGCATCCTTGGCGGCGTCGGCTGGGCCTCGACCCTAGACTACTATCGCGGCATTTGCGCCGGCAGTTGGCAGCGGCAAATCAAAAATGGTGCAAAGACCCACAGCGGCCCCCTTCCCTGCCCCCGGATCACCATAGAATCGGTCAACCAGGCCGAGACCCGCAGCCTGCGCGGGCGCCCGGGAGAAGAAGACAGCTGGGCCGCTTTTGATGCGGTGTTTCGCAACGCGCTCCTGGTGCTGCAAACCGCAGGATGCGATTTTGCGGTGATTGCCAGCAACACGCCCCATGCGCGCCTGCATGCCATCCGCCAGGGGGTCGAGATGCCTGTGCTGTCGATTTTTGATGCAACCGCACAGGTGGTTGCAAAAACCAAGGCCGCCTCCGCCCTGGTGATCGGCACCAGGGTCACCATGCAGGCCCGCAACTACGCCGAGGTTCTGGCGCCCTACGGGATCCGGGCCAATCCCACTCTGCCCCCAGCCGAGATTGCCGAAGCCCAGTCGATGATCGACGAAGACTTTCACGGCGGCGCCTCGGCAACGGCGCGGACACGGCTGCTGCGGTTTTGCCAGAAACATGCAAGCGCCGGCGAGGCGGTGATCCTTGCCTGTACCGAACTGCCACTGGCCTTTCCCGATCACATTGATGAGCCCAGTTTTGAGGCCGCAGGGGTCTTGTTCATCAATCCCTCAGCAGCCCATGTCGCAGCGGCGCTGGATCTGGCAGAGAAGGAAACCGAGGGCCAAGCGCCCGCCTAG
- a CDS encoding DMT family transporter yields the protein MSPVQRAHGAMLLFSVLVAGSFSLGVLIANDIAPMALNAVRFVIAAVVIGAVAGLSGKLRRHHFHAPWRYLVMGALFASYFVLMFYGLQTADPVSASAVFTLTPVLSGIFGYLLLRQITTPRMALALGIGAAGALWVIFKADLAALRAFDIGRGEMIYFVGCVAHAIYTPIVRKLNRGEPAIAFTFGTLMAGALVLLVVGWGDIRATQWDALPMLVWVGIFYVAIFASAMTFVLLQFASLHLPAAKVMAYTYLTPSWVIVWQVALGNPAPTGLILVGIALTVVALVLLLEDAAKPVRRAKA from the coding sequence ATGAGCCCGGTGCAACGCGCCCATGGCGCCATGCTGCTGTTTTCGGTCCTGGTGGCGGGGTCGTTTTCGCTGGGGGTGCTGATCGCCAATGATATCGCACCAATGGCGCTGAATGCGGTGCGTTTTGTCATCGCAGCTGTGGTGATTGGCGCGGTCGCGGGGCTAAGTGGCAAGCTGCGGCGTCATCATTTCCACGCCCCCTGGCGGTATCTGGTGATGGGCGCGCTGTTTGCCAGCTACTTTGTGCTGATGTTCTATGGGTTGCAGACGGCAGATCCGGTCAGCGCCTCGGCGGTCTTTACCCTCACCCCGGTGCTCAGCGGCATCTTTGGCTATCTGCTGCTGCGCCAGATCACCACGCCGCGCATGGCGCTGGCGCTAGGTATCGGCGCGGCAGGGGCGCTTTGGGTGATTTTCAAGGCGGACCTGGCGGCGCTGCGGGCCTTTGATATTGGCCGCGGAGAGATGATCTATTTTGTCGGCTGTGTCGCCCATGCGATCTATACGCCCATCGTGCGCAAGCTGAACCGGGGCGAGCCGGCGATTGCCTTTACCTTTGGCACCCTGATGGCCGGGGCGCTGGTTCTGCTGGTCGTTGGCTGGGGAGATATCAGGGCAACCCAGTGGGACGCCCTGCCGATGCTGGTCTGGGTTGGTATCTTTTATGTGGCAATCTTTGCCAGCGCCATGACCTTTGTGTTGCTGCAATTTGCCAGTTTGCACCTGCCGGCAGCCAAGGTCATGGCCTATACCTATCTGACCCCCAGTTGGGTGATTGTCTGGCAGGTGGCGCTGGGCAACCCGGCACCAACCGGGCTGATCCTGGTGGGGATCGCGCTGACCGTGGTGGCGCTGGTGCTGCTGCTTGAGGACGCGGCCAAGCCGGTGCGCCGGGCCAAGGCCTGA
- a CDS encoding F0F1 ATP synthase subunit A, translated as MGKLFFYVALALVVVSGLVFAPEHAALAIHPMDQFNVASLTGGAVGTFAITNVTLWLALAVACVFLLMVVGSSRRAIVPGRAQSVAELTYGFIYKMVEDVAGKDGVKFFPYIMTLFMFILMANFLGLIPMSFTTTSHIAVTAILAGLVFLTVTIVGFVKNGAGFLGLFWVSSAPLALRPILAIIELISYFVRPVSHSIRLAGNVMAGHAVLKVFAGFAGALGLFSFLPIFAITAVYALEVLVAFIQAYVFTILTCVYLKDALHPSH; from the coding sequence ATGGGCAAGCTGTTCTTTTACGTAGCATTGGCACTGGTAGTGGTGTCTGGCTTGGTTTTTGCGCCTGAGCACGCTGCTCTGGCGATCCACCCGATGGATCAGTTCAATGTGGCCTCCCTGACCGGCGGCGCAGTGGGCACCTTTGCAATCACCAATGTCACCCTCTGGCTTGCCCTGGCGGTTGCCTGCGTCTTCTTGCTGATGGTTGTCGGCTCTTCGCGCCGCGCCATCGTGCCTGGCCGCGCCCAGTCGGTTGCGGAACTGACCTACGGGTTCATCTACAAGATGGTTGAAGATGTCGCCGGCAAAGATGGCGTCAAGTTCTTCCCCTATATCATGACCCTGTTCATGTTCATCCTGATGGCCAACTTCCTGGGCCTGATCCCGATGTCCTTTACCACCACCTCGCATATCGCTGTCACCGCGATCCTGGCGGGCCTGGTGTTCCTGACCGTCACCATCGTTGGCTTTGTCAAAAATGGTGCCGGTTTCCTTGGCCTGTTCTGGGTTTCCAGCGCGCCTTTGGCGCTGCGCCCCATCCTGGCCATTATCGAGCTGATTTCCTACTTCGTACGCCCCGTGAGCCACAGCATTCGTCTGGCTGGCAACGTGATGGCGGGCCACGCGGTTCTGAAGGTTTTTGCAGGTTTTGCAGGCGCTCTGGGCCTGTTCAGCTTCCTGCCGATCTTTGCCATCACCGCAGTCTACGCTCTCGAAGTTCTGGTGGCCTTTATCCAGGCCTATGTCTTTACCATTCTGACCTGCGTGTATCTGAAAGATGCCCTGCATCCGAGCCACTAA
- a CDS encoding F0F1 ATP synthase subunit B', whose protein sequence is MASNTQDAAHGAAEAAHGSAPGMPQLDFSTFGNQIFWLAIALVAIYLILSRVALPRIAAVLAERQGTITNDLAAAEDLKAKAVEAEDAYNKALADARAEAQRIAAETRAEIQVGLDEAIAKADDQIAAKVAESEKAIGEIKAGALESVKLVAADTAEALVTALGGKADAKAVATAVADRMKG, encoded by the coding sequence ATGGCATCTAATACGCAAGACGCAGCTCACGGCGCCGCCGAGGCCGCGCACGGCTCTGCTCCGGGCATGCCGCAGCTGGATTTCTCGACCTTCGGGAACCAGATCTTCTGGCTGGCAATCGCGCTGGTCGCGATCTATCTTATTTTGTCGCGTGTCGCGCTGCCCCGCATTGCTGCGGTTCTGGCAGAGCGTCAGGGGACCATCACCAACGACCTTGCTGCGGCGGAAGATCTGAAAGCCAAGGCAGTTGAGGCCGAAGACGCTTATAACAAGGCTCTGGCAGACGCCCGCGCCGAGGCACAGCGTATCGCCGCCGAAACACGCGCCGAAATCCAGGTTGGCCTGGACGAAGCCATTGCCAAGGCGGATGACCAGATTGCAGCCAAGGTCGCTGAGTCTGAAAAGGCCATCGGTGAGATCAAAGCTGGTGCGTTGGAAAGCGTGAAACTTGTGGCCGCTGACACCGCCGAAGCTCTGGTAACAGCGCTGGGTGGCAAAGCTGATGCAAAAGCAGTCGCGACAGCGGTTGCCGACCGGATGAAAGGTTAA
- a CDS encoding LysR family transcriptional regulator, whose product MENWDEVRTAYQVARMGTVSGAAEVLGVHHATVIRHIDAIEARLGVKLFQRHARGYTPTESGQDLLRVAQATDDQFSQLVGRLKGQGSEVSGELVVTSLSSMSHLLVPVLTEFQQMHPGLVIRYLTGERLFRLEYGEAHVALRAGNAPDQPDNVVQPFLKQKIGLFAAQSYIDRHGPLKGIDDLKNHQFVGTDNQDSRAPFNQWLREHTTEDTITFRCSDGVAMQEAVMAGAGIGFMSMWEASRRPALVKMMDPQVDWEGSLWLVTHVDLHRTNKVQSFLSFLKERAKAWQQ is encoded by the coding sequence ATGGAGAATTGGGACGAAGTTCGCACCGCCTATCAGGTGGCCCGCATGGGGACAGTCAGCGGAGCGGCCGAGGTTCTGGGGGTGCATCATGCGACGGTGATCCGTCACATTGATGCAATCGAGGCGCGTCTGGGGGTCAAACTGTTCCAGCGCCATGCGCGGGGTTATACGCCAACGGAATCCGGTCAGGATTTGCTGCGAGTGGCCCAGGCCACCGATGACCAGTTCAGCCAATTGGTGGGTCGGCTCAAAGGCCAGGGCAGTGAGGTCTCGGGGGAATTGGTGGTGACCTCGCTGTCGTCGATGTCGCATCTTCTGGTGCCGGTCCTGACCGAGTTCCAGCAGATGCATCCGGGCCTGGTTATTCGCTACCTCACTGGCGAGCGCCTGTTTCGGCTGGAATATGGCGAGGCCCATGTGGCGCTGCGGGCGGGCAATGCACCGGATCAGCCGGACAATGTGGTGCAGCCTTTCCTGAAGCAGAAAATCGGTCTGTTTGCGGCACAAAGCTACATTGATCGCCACGGGCCGTTGAAAGGTATCGATGACCTGAAGAACCACCAGTTTGTTGGCACCGACAACCAGGATAGCAGGGCGCCTTTTAATCAATGGCTGCGCGAACACACCACTGAGGATACGATCACATTCCGCTGCTCTGACGGTGTGGCGATGCAAGAGGCGGTTATGGCGGGGGCCGGAATTGGCTTTATGTCCATGTGGGAGGCCTCGCGCCGCCCGGCTCTGGTCAAGATGATGGATCCGCAGGTTGATTGGGAAGGCAGCCTTTGGCTGGTGACCCATGTGGACCTGCACCGAACCAATAAGGTCCAGAGCTTTCTCAGCTTTCTGAAAGAGCGCGCCAAGGCCTGGCAGCAATGA